The Malassezia japonica chromosome 5, complete sequence genome contains a region encoding:
- the ERP1 gene encoding emp24p/erv25p- protein (SECRETED:SignalP(1-19); COG:U; TransMembrane:1 (n4-14c19/20o185-206i); EggNog:ENOG503NVYE), whose translation MSPLWLVLFVLALARSVCSLYFYFEAGQSKCFYEQLPLDTIVVAHYYTEEWDDVQSHYDIPTDLDIGVVVKHIESEHVLVSARGKPEGKFAFTSHEAGNHEICVQTEYHGSRMKNGSLPEVRMHLEVVLGDSHRPNTEADREHSSDLLSRARGLNAKMRDLRKEQQYQREREMKFRDLSEATNARAFWCILVQICTLIAACIWQLSNLRTFFEDKKLR comes from the coding sequence ATGAGTCCTTTGTGGCTGGTCCTGTttgtgctcgcgctcgcgcgcagcgtgtgcTCTCTCTACTTCTACTTTGAGGCGGGGCAGAGCAAATGCTTCTACGAAcagctgccgctcgacacgATCGTCGTGGCGCACTACTACACGGAAGAATGGGACGACGTGCAGTCCCACTATGATATACCCACCGACCTCGACATTGGTGTTGTGGTGAAGCACATCGAATCGGAGCATGTGCTGGTTTCTGCGCGTGGCAAGCCGGAAGGCAAGTTCGCCTTCACCTCCCACGAGGCCGGCAACCACGAGATCTGCGTCCAGACCGAGTACCACGGCTCGCGCATGAAGAACGGCAGCCtgcccgaggtgcgcatGCACCTCGAGGTGGTGCTTGGCGACTCGCACCGGCCAAATACCGAGGCGGACCGCGAGCACTCGAGCGACCTCTTGTCGCGCGCCCGTGGCCTGAATGCCAAGatgcgcgacctgcgcaaggagcagcagtaccagcgcgagcgcgagatgAAGTTCCGCGACCTGAGCGAGGCCACCaacgcgcgcgccttttGGTGCATCCTCGTGCAGATCTGTACGCTGATCGCAGCGTGCATCTGGCAGCTGAGCAACCTGCGGACGTTCTTTGAGGACAAAAAGCTGAGGTAG